One Azospirillum sp. B510 genomic window carries:
- a CDS encoding SIR2 family protein — protein sequence MTVTTLAPESDSVTVTDAAAALADIATALAARQVVPYLGPGAFDLLPPDQCPIPRNSAELVQRLNAKVAAPGRIRANLTAVAQFIETRKHRKTLEILLNEIFRQTVPPTPAHALLAAIPAPPLLVDVWYDAVLDGLLSADAGRSWGQIQGVSHPQSTGEWVRYYAPDGSEATAEAAAAWDSVLYKPSGAVTPAGNYLISDSDYVEILTEIDIQTPIPAIVQERRAGRHFLFLGCRFDHEIQRTFARQIAKRSSGSHWAVIPGELSKNEARFLALHGIRRIDMPLDQAVEELRARV from the coding sequence ATGACCGTCACCACACTCGCACCCGAGTCCGACTCCGTCACGGTGACGGACGCCGCCGCGGCATTGGCCGACATCGCCACGGCGCTGGCGGCCCGGCAGGTGGTGCCCTATCTCGGCCCCGGCGCCTTCGACCTGCTGCCGCCCGACCAGTGCCCGATCCCGCGCAACTCGGCGGAGCTGGTACAGCGCCTGAACGCCAAGGTCGCCGCCCCCGGCCGCATCCGCGCCAACCTGACTGCCGTCGCCCAGTTCATCGAGACCCGCAAGCACCGCAAGACGCTGGAGATCCTCCTCAACGAGATCTTCCGGCAGACGGTGCCGCCGACCCCGGCGCATGCCCTGCTGGCGGCGATCCCGGCTCCGCCGCTGTTGGTCGATGTCTGGTACGACGCCGTACTGGACGGCCTGCTGAGCGCCGACGCCGGCCGGAGCTGGGGCCAGATCCAGGGGGTGTCGCACCCGCAATCGACCGGCGAATGGGTGCGCTACTACGCCCCCGACGGCAGCGAGGCGACGGCGGAGGCGGCGGCCGCCTGGGACAGCGTGCTGTACAAACCGTCTGGCGCGGTGACGCCGGCCGGAAACTATCTGATCTCCGACAGCGACTATGTCGAGATCCTGACGGAGATCGACATCCAGACCCCGATCCCCGCCATCGTCCAGGAGCGCCGCGCCGGCCGCCATTTCCTGTTCCTGGGCTGCCGCTTCGACCATGAGATCCAGCGCACCTTCGCCCGGCAGATCGCCAAGCGCTCCTCCGGCAGCCATTGGGCGGTGATCCCCGGCGAGTTGTCGAAGAACGAGGCGCGCTTCCTGGCGCTGCACGGGATCAGGCGGATCGACATGCCGCTGGACCAGGCGGTGGAGGAACTGCGGGCGCGGGTGTGA
- a CDS encoding DUF4337 domain-containing protein has protein sequence MDAAEVKDLIDETHERERAKHKARHGSEHAQHPDGEEGGIGLKTSTAIYISVLAAVLAIVSVAGSNAGKELMASAIEASDSFAYYQAKTQRQISLRVAADEIELLSAGMPPEAQAKAVQRSAEYRLMADRMESDEGKNSRKDLLAKAKAAELRRDHAAAQDPYFDFAEGMLQLAIVLASVFAITNKGFILWVSRGLAAAGVLMAADGFTLILPLPFL, from the coding sequence ATGGACGCGGCCGAGGTCAAGGACCTGATCGACGAAACCCACGAGCGCGAGCGGGCCAAGCACAAGGCCCGGCATGGATCCGAGCATGCCCAACATCCCGATGGCGAGGAGGGCGGGATCGGGCTGAAGACCTCGACCGCCATCTACATCTCCGTTCTGGCGGCGGTGCTCGCCATCGTCAGCGTCGCCGGTTCCAACGCCGGCAAGGAGCTGATGGCCAGCGCCATCGAGGCGTCGGACAGCTTCGCCTATTACCAGGCCAAGACCCAGCGCCAGATCAGCCTGCGGGTCGCCGCCGACGAGATCGAGCTGCTGTCGGCCGGCATGCCGCCCGAGGCGCAGGCCAAGGCGGTGCAGCGCTCCGCCGAATACCGCCTGATGGCCGACCGCATGGAGTCCGACGAGGGCAAGAACAGCCGCAAGGATCTGCTGGCCAAGGCCAAGGCGGCGGAGCTGCGGCGCGACCATGCTGCGGCGCAGGATCCCTATTTCGACTTCGCCGAGGGCATGCTCCAGCTCGCCATCGTGCTGGCGTCGGTCTTCGCCATCACCAACAAGGGCTTCATCCTGTGGGTCAGCCGCGGGCTGGCGGCGGCCGGCGTGCTGATGGCGGCGGACGGTTTCACCCTGATCCTGCCGCTGCCCTTCCTCTGA
- a CDS encoding septation protein A, translating into MNQFARLAIEAGPLAAFFVANSQAGIMTGTAVFMVAITIALAVSWRLERRIPIMPVVGAGFVLLFGGLTLWLQDDLFIKIKPTLVNLLFAVVLFVAHATRRNVMKRLLGTVLNLSEDGWRTLSIRWAWFFLLLAVLNELVWRNVSTDMWVNFKVFGIMPLTLVFSAFQAPLIMRHQVPEEPARSGPAA; encoded by the coding sequence ATGAACCAGTTCGCACGTCTGGCGATCGAGGCTGGCCCGCTCGCCGCCTTCTTCGTCGCCAATTCGCAGGCCGGCATCATGACCGGCACCGCGGTCTTCATGGTCGCCATCACCATCGCGCTGGCGGTGTCCTGGCGGCTGGAGCGCCGGATCCCGATCATGCCGGTGGTCGGCGCCGGCTTCGTGCTGCTGTTCGGCGGCCTGACCCTGTGGTTGCAGGACGACCTGTTCATCAAGATCAAGCCGACCCTGGTGAACCTGCTCTTCGCCGTCGTGCTGTTCGTCGCCCACGCGACGCGGCGCAATGTGATGAAGCGCCTGCTGGGCACGGTGCTGAACCTGTCGGAGGACGGGTGGCGCACGCTGAGCATCCGCTGGGCCTGGTTCTTCCTGCTGCTGGCGGTGCTGAACGAGCTGGTGTGGCGGAATGTCTCCACCGACATGTGGGTCAACTTCAAGGTGTTCGGCATCATGCCGCTGACCCTGGTCTTCAGCGCCTTCCAGGCCCCCCTGATCATGCGCCATCAGGTGCCGGAGGAGCCGGCGCGGAGCGGCCCGGCCGCCTGA
- a CDS encoding twin-arginine translocase TatA/TatE family subunit yields MGSFSIWHWLIVLVIVLLLFGAGKLPSVMGDIAKGVKAFKAGLKDEEAAQAPPQAPAQTAAQPSPAAIDPAPTQPVAAQSTPAHPTAQPGDPAKPTQG; encoded by the coding sequence ATGGGCAGTTTCAGCATCTGGCACTGGTTGATCGTTCTGGTCATCGTGCTTCTCCTGTTCGGCGCCGGCAAGCTGCCCAGTGTGATGGGCGACATCGCCAAGGGCGTGAAGGCGTTCAAGGCCGGCCTGAAGGACGAGGAGGCGGCCCAAGCGCCACCCCAGGCTCCGGCCCAGACCGCGGCCCAGCCCTCCCCTGCCGCGATCGACCCGGCGCCGACCCAGCCCGTCGCGGCTCAGTCCACCCCGGCCCACCCCACCGCCCAGCCGGGCGACCCGGCCAAGCCCACCCAGGGCTGA